The Pelodiscus sinensis isolate JC-2024 chromosome 24, ASM4963464v1, whole genome shotgun sequence genomic interval GGGTCTGTTTGCACCTTTATCTGTGGCACTGACGAGCTCTCAGGTCTCGGTTCCCCACGTACAGACCGGGATTGTCACCCCTCCCTTGCCTCTTTGTGAAGCTGAGCAGACtgagcagcccccctcctccccgtctGTCTCTTGCAGGTGGTTCGGGAAGTGCTGGTACATCCACGACCTGCTCAAGTATGAGTTTGCCCTCGAGTTCGATGTGAGTGTCCCGGGCTGGGGGCATCTCGGAGGGGAGGGCCCCCTGCTCCTTTCCAAGGCTGGGCCATGGAGCTGTTTCTCTTCCACTCCCTGtgatgctggtgggagcaggcagGCGCGGGCTGTGGCTGGCTTCGCGGCATCACTAGGCCACGGGAGTGAGGGGTCTGGAAAGGGAACACAAGAAGGATGCTaactggggaggggcacagaatcccccagcccctggggcaAGAGCAAGCAGGAGGAAATCCTGTGCTTGGCTAGCGCAGCCCAGCCATTGCGCAAGCTGGGGGTTGAGAGCAGAGTGCCCTTGATACAGAGCTTGCAGTGGGATGCGCCACAGccaggccaatgggattgtgtctGCGAACTTTGTGTAACGTGGGGCTAGCAgagggctctgtgcctcccaAATTAGggtatccccctccccccccatgagcTTCTGCATCGGTCTCTGGGATGCAAGCACACTAGGAAGCTACACAATGGGCCTAGCCAGTGCTCCCAGCTGCATGGCTGAATGGGGGACCCGTCCGCCCTCAGGTGGGAACTTGGGGTTCACATacggggcagaggtgggggggggctggcaagGCCACGCGCATCACTGAGCAGGTTGGTTGGTTTGCAGATTCCCGTCACGTACCCGTCCACGGCCCCCGAAATCGCCATTCCAGAGCTGGATGGGAAAACAGCCAAGATGTACAGGTCAGGCTTGCTCCCGCCTCCACTCTCCACAGGCCCTCGGGACCAGAGCTCCTGGGTCAGATCCCGGGCTTTGGTGGGCCTGTGTTTGTATCGGTTCTTCCCTCCCACTGATGTGTATGGGCtgtgggaggagtttggggtgttGCTAAATGCAGCcgcttctggggtggaacacagctcagagcacaggaaagtggccccTCAATGCAGGACAGGAAGTGGAGGAGATGCCATGTCTGAGTGGCACCCCAGGGGTCCTGCTGAGGCAGAGGAAGATTCCTTGGGTTGGGATGGGGCCAGGCCTCTGAGAGCCGCAGCTCTGCTCTGGGACAGATGCCCCTGTGGCAGTGCCTCAGTATCTCCCATAAGGCCAAGCTCTGGGCTCGGTTTCCCCTCCATGTCTCCTTGTGCTTTGGGgagccatggggcagccctgccctcaCATCTCTCTTGTCCTTTGCAGGGGAGGGAAGATCTGCCTGACTGACCACTTCAAGCCCCTGTGGGCCAGGAATGTGCCCAAGTTCGGGCTAGCCCATCTCATGGCTCTGGGGGTGAGTTtctctgtgtgtggggtggggggtggggctgtgtctGAGGTACACTCATGGTCTCCGCCCTGTGCTCTTTGCCTTGCAGCTGGGCCCATGGCTGGCAGTGGAGATCCCGGACCTGATCACCAAGGGGCTCATCGACCACAAGGAGAAGTGAGAGATCTGGGCTCCAAATGCTCTGGCACTCAGACGTCATCCTTCCACGCAGACCCAGGCAGCCAGCtggccccacggccctgccctcaGTGCAGGCACTGCACCCACTGTGCTGGGCCGCTTGTGTTCCATGTAAGCCCTGCCCACTTCCTGTCAGGGGAGCTGCCTGGtctccccctcccaagccccccaATAAAAACTGACCCTGTGATGGGCCTGGCTGCTGCCATGCCTGGGGGCCCTTGCCTGGGGTTTGTCCTGTTGAGCTAGCTGTGCTCGCGCAAGGCTCCAGACAGCCTTCTGCTCCACTGCCGCTGCACCAACTGCAACACTCatgctccctgctccctcctgcttCACCAGGCAGCTTGGCACAGAACCAGTTTTCCAGTCACCggaccagtgggggggggcagcactagCCGGGCTGCAGCGGCACCCCCCAGCAATGCAGAGCCCGGCTGTCCCCTGTGTGGGAGGCTGTCCTGTTCCTGTAGGACTCCCCTAAGCCGGGTATACGAGCAACCCCTCCCTcgctgtgctgccctgggcctctcCCATCCAGGCACCAggacatgtcccctggctggagcCCTCCATAACTTCAGCAGGAGCCTGTTCAGGAACTTGTGTGGGGAGATGTGCCcctagctgggaggggcaggggcaggcctgtGATCCAGATTGGACAATCCAAAGCAAGCTGttggctccctctccccttgccgGTGCCTGGCCAGGTGGAGCATTGCTTAGTGCCAGTGTGTATGAGCAGTGGCAGCAACAGGACGACAATTCTAACCTGTTGCTGCTGCGTAAAGTCCATGTGTCCCTCGGATCAGCCTTTTCTGTGCCCAGCCTTGCTTGAtgtgacccctccctcctcccagcctgtgGGACCCCAGAACTCCCTGGCCCCACAACATTTACCTGCACAGAATTGCACAAGGGGTGTCTGGCAGGGGCTAGTGTGGTGAGGGAGgtccctgcctgagggtcctaaGTGCTGctgtaatacacctaataaacacaaaataaaaaccaaTGGTCTAGCCTAGGATCCCGTCTTCTGCTAGTGGCCAGTGCCAgttgcttcagagggaattaataGAATGACAATTTCAAGTGTCCATCCCCTGTAATCCtgttccagcttctggcagttgcATCCAAGGAGCGTCCAAGGCACACTGTTGCATGGCTGATcatagctaatagccattggtggacatATCCTCCATAAACTCAGTTACACTTTTGGCTGTCACAACATCccacagcaaggagttccacaggttgactgcatcgtgtgaagaaatacttacgtttatttgggcataagttctcatgggtaaaaatcactttgtaagctacatggagtggaaatcacagaggtagAGCGATATATACAAGACGATTTATCTGGCCTTGCTCAGGCCCtttgttcattttgtttttataactctggggtggggctggggatgaggagtttagtatccagtcctctctcaccacagcagcttggggccagatgagaagcatcTCTCTCTGGCCGCTGCAgcaggtgctgctgggggaggggtaaatGTTCCCCAAGTGGGGAACAGGCAGatgcacagacaaactctctgaaatgtatagtagatagctgtccttttctccatccctgcccgcTGCTGGTCCAATGAGGTTAGAGCTGTCCCAGCCCCCTATTCTGGCcccttggggcatgtctacatagcattattttggaataacattagttattctgaaataatctagTGCGTGTCTAttcagcaagcccgttattttgaaataaattcgaaatgaCAGGGTTCTTACGCCgacttctgtaagcctcattgtacgaggagtaagggaagtcggggaagagagctctctttcaaaataactgctgtgtagacagagccaaaagttgaaataagctatttcgacttatgctatgcaatttgcctagctcaagttgcataccttatttcaagtttagccctgctgtgtagacgtgcccttgctgtccccatggtcattctgcagtataatggtacgtctacacagcagcattatttcagaataactgatatttcgaaataacaaagtggctacatctatattggcaagttTTAGCGCAGATACTTTTAACacgagtttttgcgttagagtatttgcacaagagagcgtctacactggcatgtgcctttgtgcaagagatgtgcttttgcgcaaaagcatccgtgccagtgtagacgtgctcttgcgcaagaaagctccgatggccattttagccatcgggctttcttgcgcaagtaattaacctttcctgtctacactggcctcttgcacaggAACAGTtacgcaagaggacttatccctgagcgagagcgtcagagtatttgcacaagaagcactgattttatacatcagaacatcagtgttcttgtgcaagtactcgtggccagtgtagacaggtggcaagatttagagtgttcttccttcgacttcctgctgtgtagacagcatcaaaagctgaattaagctatttcaatttcagctacacaattgacatagctgaagttgtgtatcttaattcgacttttgccctgcagcgtagacgtgccctagctgtccctcctgccagacctctccctttccattttatgagaaacaatcaaattccaggcatatcccattttcctggcacaaccaaaccctgaccttgctttaagttatgataggaCGAAggtgcctaccaaatttggtggtcctagagcTTATCATTtgagaggagttcttgaacaaactgactcacAGATAggtgcatatttctaaaatatatagtagaatcTCCCTACCTCTGTGATTtctactccatgcatctgacaaagtggtttttactcacGAATGCTTATGCCCAAATCTTTAAGgttctacaggactccttgttactttttcagatacagactaacatggctaccctgaaatttccttatgtttgttttaaactttctgcATGTTAATTTTGTTTGGATGACTCCTGGTTTTTGTGTTATgcgaaggggtaaataacactttttaCTCACTTTCACTAcaccttttggctacgtctacattggcctcttttctggaaggggcatgttaatttcagcgatcgtaatagggaaatccgcgggggacttaaatatcccccgcggcatttaaataaaaatgtccgctgcttttttccggcttttagaaaagccggaaaagagcgtctacactggccccgatcctccggaaaaagcgcccttttccggaggatcttattcctactttgaagggcgctttttccggaggatcggggccagtgtagacgctcttttccggcttttctaaaagccggaaaaaagcggcggacatatttatttaaatgccgcgggggatatttaagtcccccacggatttccctattgcgatcgctgaaattaacatgccccttccggaaaaggggccaatgtagacgagccctttgtgagtttatagacctttatcataccCCTCTGgttatctcttttccaaactgaagagtctgggtttttttaatctctccttatatggaagctgATCCATACcatgaatcatttttgtttcccttctctgcaCTTTTCCCAGTTCTGATGCATCTTTTATGAGATGGCATGACCAGAACTGCAGCCATCATTCAAGGTGTGggcgtgccatggatttatacagtggcaTCCTCGTACTTTGTGTCTTAAACTATCCCCTTCCTAATGGCCTCTaattgttttcagagaacaatccatagtgactccaagatctccctcGGGTgagaacagctaatttagaccccatcctTTTAATTGTattgttggaattattttttccaatatgggTTGTTTTggatttatcaacattaaatttcatctgtcattttgttgttcagccacccagttttgtgagagtcctttgtaattcttcacagtctgcttagGACTTAATTCCCTTGAGTGATTTTGTGTTGTCTGCAAATGTTACCACCTCCCAGTTTACCTCCTTTTGCAGATCATTAaggaatatgttgaacagcactagtCCCTGTGCAGATCCTTGGGGACCAATAAACTTTATTCATTGTGATTACTGGCCAtctattcctgccctttgtttcctatctcttACAGTTGCTGATCAATTTGAAAACCTTCTCTCTTAccccatgacagcttattttggtgagggaccttgtcaaagggttTTTCGAAATCCAAGTCCACTGTATCCATTGGGTCATCCTTGCTTACCTGCTATttgacacttaggctgtgtctaaactacatcccttttcttgaaaaagggctgtaaattagacactttgaaattgcaaatgaagccgggatttaaatttcccgtgtttcatttgcataatggtggccgcagttttttttcgaaacggggcttttcgaaagaaaaatggctatttAGACGGGGATcaatcgaaaataaaacccttttgcgaaagatcctgtactgaaaaaatgagtacagggaTCGTTCacaaaagggttttatttttgattgatccctgtctaaacagccatttttctttcaaaagcacTGCTTTGAAAAAAACGCGgctgtcattatgcaaatgaagcacgggaaatttaaatctcggcttcatttgcaatttcaaagtgtctaatttacagccctttttcaagaaaagggatgtagtttagacacagcctcatagAGAATTCTAACAGCTTGCCTGATTCCTCCCACTGAGGGCTGGTCCCACATAATTTACAGATGTCTGCGTAGCACTGAGTATGGGCATAAGTTATAGCAGGAGACAGCAGCTTTATCCTGTTCTGTGTCCATGCTGGGGTTGCGCCAGGATAGCTGTACTGGTTGCACTCTATTGCCTGGAGGATGTGGGTTTTCTCAcatcagactagggatgtaaaatcctgtttagttgtttaaccagttaaagagGGGGGTAAACAAGGGTCAGGGCCAGCATGACACAaacgggctgctccagccaggctggagtgcccttGACCCACGGTGGGCCCTGCAGGAGTGGAGCAGCCGCCTGCCTGTGACGgccagggaactgctccagctcccatcggcagcggcagatttagggcagggcgagcggggcagctgccccgggccccgcgcttcccgaggccccgcgcatgcgccatggcgccacggcgcatgctccgtgtcaaaggaggggccccgcaaaatttcaCTGCCAAGGTCCCcgcggtgctgccctgggccccgcggcactctcatctgcccctgcccatcGGTTAACCAAAACTGGTAAGAATCACCTGTTAAGGTTAACCAGTTTTAACCATTCACATACCTACATCAGATCAATGATTTTAAAGCCAAAAAGAAAGCACGTGTATTGTCAATGCTTATATGCTTTTCTATAGTCTGATTAAACCCCTTATACTCATGAACGGAGAAAGCGCTTGTAATACGACTACGTTGTTACAGTTACAAGTCATGCAAATGGGATAGCTGTTAATTATTGGTTCAGAGTAAATCAGTGTATGCAGGTGCTCATCCCATCCTTaagggggagggaattgggaaaATGTCCAGGTTTTCAGGACAGTAGTTATTTTACTTTTAAAGCCATAAAAGAAACATTCACCCCACCCTGTACTccagtggttcttaaccaggGATacgcagaggtcttccagggagtacatcagctcatctagatatttgcctagttttacaactggCAACATAAAAACCATGAGTGAAATCAGTAGAAACTATAATTGCATGCAATGACTTGTTTGTACCGCTCTATactacacattggctgtgtctacactggcaagttattctggaaaatcagccgcttttccggaaaaacttgccagctgtctacactggccgcttgaatttccggaaaagcactgacaatctaatgtaaaatcatcagtgcttttccggaaatactatgctgctcccgttcgggcaaaagtctttttccggaaacctattccagaaaagggccagtgtagacagcacagtagtgttttccacaaaaaagccccgatcgcgaaaatgacaataggggcttttttgcggaaaagcgtgtctagattggccacggatgcttttccggaaaaagtgcttctCCGGAAAAGCGtcccgccaatctagacgcgcttttccggaaatacttttaacggaaaaccttttccgttaaaagcatttctggaaaatcatgccagtgtagacgtaaccattGAAATGtaggtacaatatttatattccaattgatttgattatatggtaaaaaaaaaagagaaagttcaCAAATGTTCAGTGGCAGTGACACTTTTATATTGTTaagtctgattttgtaagtaaatagtttttaagtgaggtgaaacttgagggTACGCAAGACCAATCAGATTGCTGAATcaggtacagtagtctggaaaagttGAGTAATTGCTGTACCCCGTGCGTCTCCCTTCCCTAAATAGCTAGACAGGTATTGAAAGTAACTGAGATTCttagtttaaggccagaagggaccattgtgataatctctgacctcctgcagaatgcaggccagagaacttccctgAACATGGATCCTATTATACAGATAAGCCACTTGAAGCATAAATACATTTAAACCAGCTAGTGTTTTATTGCGTAGCTTTGTTACTCACCCAAACACATTGAAAATACACAAACAGGTTCTCAGTTGCTGCAAGCTAACATGGGAAAGAGAAGAGCAGATTATCAGTTTATTTAATGAAGCCAAATTCCTAAGAAAAGTTCCTTGAAGAAGGTATTTTCAGCTTTGTCAGGAATCATCATGCAGCAGTTTTCCACTGTAACATACAGGCCTGGTTTTATGGATTCATAGATtacaagg includes:
- the UFC1 gene encoding ubiquitin-fold modifier-conjugating enzyme 1, with the protein product MADEATRRVVAELPLLKTNAGPRDRELWVQRLKEEYQALIKYVENNKNADNDWFRLESNKEGTRWFGKCWYIHDLLKYEFALEFDIPVTYPSTAPEIAIPELDGKTAKMYRGGKICLTDHFKPLWARNVPKFGLAHLMALGLGPWLAVEIPDLITKGLIDHKEK